In a genomic window of candidate division WOR-3 bacterium:
- the typA gene encoding translational GTPase TypA, translating into MPNQKRRKDIRNIAIIAHVDHGKTTLVDALLRQTGAYEFKEGEHMIMDVNPLERERGITIVSKNASIPYKGIQINIVDTPGHADFGSEVERILKMVDGVLLLVDAFEGPMPQTKFVLKKSLELHLKPILVINKIDRKNCRPLEVADMTFDLFCELNATDEQLDFPIIYTSAKNGIATLDLDEEGKNMKPLLETILRRVLPPVADPEKPFQMLITMLDYDPYVGRYSIGRIFHGKIETGNPVVLVKTDGSVKLSKISKILKYKGMKRIEVQSALAGDIILAAGIDEVHVGETLSAPDYPVALPKIKIDEPTISIVFSHNTSPLSGKDGGRFLTSRHIRERLEYEALTNVGIKIEKFDGSEKIKVSGRGELHLSILIETMRREGYEFEVSAPEVIMIKMNGDALEPVEEVLVEIDQGYQGSVIEALGPRRAELKSMQTTSIGTLRLEFLIPTRGLMGFRSELLRMTRGTGTMYQNFYMYQKHKGEIPRRRGPTQISMNAGKASGYALFSLQERGEIFIRPGDDVYEGMIIGTSHKARDLVVNATKEKKLTNIRAAGSDEAIRLTPPREITLEFALEFIENDELLEITPKNIRFRKRFLTENERKRNDPERNT; encoded by the coding sequence ATGCCGAATCAGAAGCGAAGAAAAGACATACGCAACATAGCGATAATAGCACACGTAGATCACGGAAAGACAACTCTTGTCGACGCTCTGCTCCGTCAGACCGGAGCTTACGAGTTCAAGGAAGGCGAACATATGATAATGGACGTCAATCCCCTCGAAAGAGAAAGGGGAATTACCATTGTCTCTAAAAATGCCTCTATACCATACAAAGGAATACAGATAAACATAGTCGACACTCCCGGTCACGCGGACTTCGGAAGCGAGGTCGAAAGAATACTGAAAATGGTCGACGGAGTCCTGCTTCTTGTGGACGCATTCGAGGGTCCAATGCCTCAAACGAAATTCGTTCTCAAAAAATCTCTCGAACTTCACCTCAAACCGATTCTCGTAATTAACAAGATAGACAGAAAAAATTGCAGACCTCTCGAGGTCGCCGACATGACATTCGATCTTTTCTGTGAGCTCAACGCCACCGACGAACAGCTCGATTTTCCCATAATATATACTTCTGCAAAAAACGGCATTGCCACTCTCGATCTCGACGAAGAAGGAAAAAACATGAAGCCTCTACTTGAAACGATTTTACGCAGAGTGCTTCCTCCGGTCGCCGATCCTGAAAAACCTTTTCAGATGCTCATCACGATGCTCGATTACGATCCCTACGTCGGAAGATATTCGATAGGAAGAATTTTCCACGGAAAAATCGAAACAGGCAATCCCGTCGTTCTCGTAAAAACAGACGGGTCGGTGAAACTGTCCAAGATTTCAAAAATACTAAAATACAAAGGCATGAAAAGAATTGAAGTGCAGTCGGCTCTTGCGGGAGACATTATTCTCGCGGCCGGAATTGACGAAGTCCATGTCGGCGAGACTTTATCTGCACCCGATTACCCTGTAGCCCTGCCGAAAATCAAAATCGACGAACCGACAATATCAATAGTCTTTTCCCACAACACGAGTCCTCTTTCGGGAAAAGACGGCGGGCGTTTTCTGACATCAAGACACATACGGGAAAGGCTCGAATACGAAGCTCTTACTAATGTGGGAATAAAGATAGAGAAATTCGACGGCTCGGAAAAAATAAAAGTTTCCGGCAGAGGCGAATTGCATTTGTCAATCCTCATCGAGACAATGCGAAGAGAAGGTTACGAATTCGAAGTGTCGGCTCCGGAAGTGATCATGATCAAAATGAACGGCGACGCTTTGGAACCTGTCGAAGAAGTTCTCGTGGAAATTGACCAGGGTTATCAGGGAAGCGTAATAGAAGCTCTCGGCCCGAGGAGAGCTGAGCTCAAAAGCATGCAGACCACCTCGATTGGGACATTGCGCCTCGAATTTCTTATACCGACGAGAGGGCTTATGGGATTCAGGAGCGAACTCCTGAGGATGACGCGCGGAACGGGCACGATGTATCAGAATTTTTACATGTATCAGAAGCACAAAGGTGAAATCCCTCGTCGCAGAGGTCCGACACAGATATCAATGAACGCGGGTAAAGCTTCCGGTTACGCCCTCTTCAGCCTGCAGGAAAGGGGCGAGATATTCATAAGACCCGGTGACGACGTCTACGAAGGCATGATAATAGGGACAAGTCACAAAGCGAGGGATCTTGTCGTCAACGCGACAAAGGAAAAAAAACTGACTAACATAAGGGCGGCCGGTTCCGACGAAGCGATAAGACTGACACCGCCGAGGGAAATAACGCTCGAATTCGCACTCGAATTCATTGAAAATGACGAGCTCCTCGAAATAACACCGAAAAACATACGTTTCAGAAAAAGATTTCTCACGGAAAACGAAAGAAAAAGAAACGATCCGGAGAGAAACACTTAA